The DNA region GCGGCCCGGTCCAAGGAGATCGCCGAGCTCGCCATCGCCTGGCGCGAGCGTGGGGTCGCGGGCTTCGACATCGCCGGTCCCGAGGCCGGCTACCCGCCGAGCCGCTTCCTCGACGCCTTCGACTTCGTACGACGCAACAACGGCCACATCACGATCCACGCCGGTGAGGCGTTCGGGCTGCCGTCCATCTGGGAGGCGGTGCAGTGGTGCGGGGCGGACCGGCTCGGCCACGGGGTGCGCATCGTCGACGACATCAGCGTCGGCAACGACGGGGAGGTGCGGCTGGGCCGCCTGGCGTCGTACGTCCGGGACAAGCGGATCCCGTTGGAGATGTGCCCGTCGTCGAACGTGCAGACCGGCGCCGCGGCCTCGATCGCCGAGCACCCGATCAAGCTCCTGGCCGACCTGCGGTTCCGGGTCACCGTCAACACCGACAACCGGCTGATGAGCCGCACCTCGATGACCGAGGAGTTCCGGCTGCTCGGTGACGCGTTCGGCTACGGCCTGCACCAGGTCGAGTGGTTCAGCGTCAACGCGATGAAGTCGGCCTTCCTGCCCTACGACGAGCGGTTGCGGCTGATCATGGACGTGATCAAGCCCTGGTACGCCGATCACGCCTGACCCGCACCCGGGGTGGCCCGGTGCGCCCTAGACGACGAACCAGAAGTAGTCGCCGCCGCTGACCCGCAGCCGGTGGGTGCGCCAGCGCTCGGCCTCGACCAGGTGGATGTCCCCGGTCCACGGGTCGAAGAGGCGGATGGACAGTCCCGCGTCCGGCGCCTCGAGGGCGAGCAGCACGTGCGTGGGGACCCACCGGTTCCCGACGTAGACGGCGGTGGGCCGGGTGTCCAGCTGGGCGACCAGCACCTCGAAGGCGAGCGCCGGCCGCGGGCGGGCGTGCACGGTGGCGACCCGCTGCTCGCTCAGCACGCCCAGGGCGCTGGCCACCGCCCACGGCGGCGTGCCGAGCCGGCGCGGCCAGGGCATCTGCAGTCGCCCCCGCGGGGTCCGGGTCGAGGTGAGCGACCGGTGCTCCGCGCGGATCTCCGTGGCCGGGTCGGCGGGCCGCCACGTCGGCCGCAGCAGGACCCGGGCGGCGACGACCGAGGAGGCTCCGCAGCTCACCGGGTCGGGCTGCCGCAGGCGCTCCGGCGGGAGGTCCTCGGGCCAGCGCACCGGCCAGGCCGGACGCAGCGACCGGTCCGGCTGGTGGCCCCGCTCAGGACGGCGCACGGGACCCCGCCCAGCGCTCGACGATCTCCTCGAACGCGGCGTCGCCGGTGGAGACCCGGCACCCCGCCGCGACCGCACGGCCGACCACGGCGCGCTGCGCCCGGGCCAGAGCCACCCCTCGCCGCAGCAGCACCGGCGGCGGCTTGCGGTGCTCGCGGAGGTCGCGCTGCAGCCGTCGGCCGAAGGTGATCACGGGGTGCTGGGTGATGCAGTACGCCGACTCCAGCACGCCCGCCTCGGCGCAGCCGGCGACGACGTCCGGCGCGAAGATCCCCTCCGCGCAGAAGACCGGGGCGCCACGCAGGTCCAGGTGGCGCTCGCCGGTGCGCCGGCTCTGGGCGATCGAGTAGTCGGGGACGTCGGTGGTCCCGGTGCGGCACAGGTCCAGCAGCGCGGCCAGTGCGTCCGCGCAGTTCCACGAGCCCGGGTCGTCCCAGTCGACGAGCCCGGCGTTCGCGCCCTCGGCGATCACCGGGAGTCCGGGCTCGTCGTGGTCGCGGTAGAAGTCGTCGAGGCGCAGCGTCGGCCACCCGAACCGCTCCTCCAGCCGCTCGGCCAGCCGGGACTTCCCGGCCCCGGAGGGACCGGCGAGGACGATGACGCGGGCGGGCACCCAGGGATTCTAGTGGCGGGGTCCGCCCCGGTCGCCCCGGCGGGGCCGCGCAGCCCCGCCGGACGACCGTCAGACGCCGACCGGGTGCCAGACCGTCTTGTGCTCCAGGAAGGTGGTCATCGGCGACAGCCCCGGGTCGGCGGTCCAGTCCGGCTCGGCGTCCGGCGCGCGTCGTACCCGCTTGAGGTTGTCGGCGGCGGCGACCTCGAGCTCGGTGGCCAGGTCGGCGTCCCCGGCGACCCCGGCGAGGTCGATCGCGTTGACGTCCATGTGGCCGGCCAGCCAGGGTCCGAGCGCGGCGGCGTCACCGGTGAGCAGGTTGACCACGCCACCGGGCACGTCGGAGGTGGCCAGCACCTCGCCGAAGGTGACCGCCGGCAGCGGACGCCGGTACGACGTCACCACGACCGCGGTGTTGCCGCTGACCACGACCGGGGCGACGGTGCTCACCAGGCCGAGCAGCGAGGAGCCCTGCGGCGCCAGCACGCCGACCACGCCGGTGGGCTCGGGGCGGTGTGGTTGAAGAACGGGCCGGCCACCGGGTTGGCGTTGCCGACCACCTGGGCGAGCTTGTCGGCCCACCCGGCGTACCAGACCAGCCGGTCGACGGCGGCGTCGACGTGGCCGCGTGCGGCTGCGGCGGTGAGTCCCTCGGACTGGCGCACCGCATCCTCGAACTGGGGGCGCCGGTCCTCCATCACCTCGGCGATCCGGTAGAGGATCTGGCCCCGGTTGTAGGCGGTGCGACCGGACCAGCCGGCGAACGCCTTGCGGGCCGCGGTGACCGCGTCCCGGACGTCCTTGCGCGACGCCAGGGAGGCGTTGGCCACGAACCTCCCCGCGCTGTCGGTCACCTCGTAGGAGTGGCCGGACTCCGAGCGGGGAAGGCGCCGCCGATGTAGAGCTTGTAGGTCTTGCGCACGTCCAGGCGAGCCATCAGGCCTGCCCTCCCTTCAGGTAGGCGGCCAGGCCCTGCCGGCCACCTTCGCGGCCGTAGCCGGACTCCTGGTAGCCGCCGAACGGACTGGTCGGGTCGAACTTGTTGAACGTGTTGGCCCACACCACGCCGGCGCGCAGCCGGTCGGCCATGTGCAGGATCCGCGA from Nocardioides sambongensis includes:
- a CDS encoding adenosine deaminase, with amino-acid sequence MEPTPTTPTPLLQSAPKVLLHDHLDGGLRPATIVELAADAGHELPETDPAALADWFAAAADSGSLVRYLETFAHTVGVMQTGPALTRVARECVEDLAADGVVYAEIRYAPELHVEQGLTLDEVVGAVEQGFAEGMEATGGRIVVRALITAMRQAARSKEIAELAIAWRERGVAGFDIAGPEAGYPPSRFLDAFDFVRRNNGHITIHAGEAFGLPSIWEAVQWCGADRLGHGVRIVDDISVGNDGEVRLGRLASYVRDKRIPLEMCPSSNVQTGAAASIAEHPIKLLADLRFRVTVNTDNRLMSRTSMTEEFRLLGDAFGYGLHQVEWFSVNAMKSAFLPYDERLRLIMDVIKPWYADHA
- a CDS encoding AAA family ATPase; its protein translation is MPARVIVLAGPSGAGKSRLAERLEERFGWPTLRLDDFYRDHDEPGLPVIAEGANAGLVDWDDPGSWNCADALAALLDLCRTGTTDVPDYSIAQSRRTGERHLDLRGAPVFCAEGIFAPDVVAGCAEAGVLESAYCITQHPVITFGRRLQRDLREHRKPPPVLLRRGVALARAQRAVVGRAVAAGCRVSTGDAAFEEIVERWAGSRAPS
- a CDS encoding aldehyde dehydrogenase family protein, coding for MLAPQGSSLLGLVSTVAPVVVSGNTAVVVTSYRRPLPAVTFGEVLATSDVPGGVVNLLTGDAAALGPWLAGHMDVNAIDLAGVAGDADLATELEVAAADNLKRVRRAPDAEPDWTADPGLSPMTTFLEHKTVWHPVGV
- a CDS encoding aldehyde dehydrogenase family protein, yielding MTDSAGRFVANASLASRKDVRDAVTAARKAFAGWSGRTAYNRGQILYRIAEVMEDRRPQFEDAVRQSEGLTAAAARGHVDAAVDRLVWYAGWADKLAQVVGNANPVAGPFFNHTAPSPPAWSACWRRRAPRCSAW